In one Brassica oleracea var. oleracea cultivar TO1000 chromosome C9, BOL, whole genome shotgun sequence genomic region, the following are encoded:
- the LOC106317030 gene encoding serine/threonine-protein kinase At3g07070 produces MPAPYRQTGSPKRTREVGANNAPSQSNNIEAQGFSFRELATATNNFRLENLIGEGGFGRVYKGKLDKTGQVVAVKQLDRNGLQGQKEFLVEVLMLSLLHHSNLVNLIGYCADGDQRLLVYEYMPLGSVEDHLLDLEPDQKPLDWNSRIKIALGAAKGLEYLHDKANPPVIYRDLKSSNLLLDQDFDTKLSDFGLAKLGPIGDTLHVSSRVMGTYGYCAPEYQRTGHLTVKSDVYSFGVVLLELITGRRVIDTMRPSHEINLVTWAQPIFRDPTRFPQLADPLLRGEFPEKSLNQAVAVAAMCLNEEPMVRPLISDVVTALSFLGASSDFSNADSSHLQQNPSEIYHDAVQWDSSPR; encoded by the exons ATGCCTGCTCCGTATAGGCAAACAGGCTCACCTA AGAGAACAAGAGAAGTAGGGGCCAATAATGCACCCTCGCAATCGAACAACATCGAGGCTCAGGGTTTCTCATTCCGTGAGTTAGCCACCGCGACAAATAATTTCAGGCTAGAGAACCTCATTGGCGAAGGCGGCTTCGGGCGGGTCTATAAAGGAAAGCTCGACAAGACAGGACAG GTCGTGGCAGTGAAACAGCTTGATAGGAATGGACTACAAGGACAAAAAGAGTTCTTGGTCGAGGTGTTGATGCTTAGTCTTCTTCACCATTCGAATCTTGTGAACCTAATTGGCTACTGCGCTGATGGAGACCAAAGACTTCTTGTTTACGAATATATGCCTCTTGGATCCGTCGAAGACCATCTCCTCG ATCTTGAACCGGATCAGAAACCACTAGACTGGAACTCGCGTATTAAGATCGCTTTAGGAGCAGCAAAAGGACTTGAGTATCTCCATGATAAAGCCAATCCTCCAGTGATTTATCGAGATCTTAAATCATCAAATCTATTGCTTGACCAAGATTTCGACACAAAACTGTCGGATTTTGGTTTAGCAAAGCTTGGTCCTATTGGAGACACACTACATGTGTCTTCCCGAGTTATGGGAACTTACGGTTACTGTGCTCCTGAGTATCAGAGAACCGGCCATCTTACGGTTAAATCAGATGTTTATAGTTTTGGAGTTGTGCTGTTGGAACTGATAACTGGAAGACGAGTTATCGACACAATGAGACCTAGTCATGAAATAAATCTGGTTACTTGG GCGCAACCAATTTTCAGAGACCCAACTAGATTCCCACAGCTAGCTGATCCATTGCTTCGAGGCGAATTTCCAGAAAAGAGTTTAAACCAAGCTGTAGCTGTAGCGGCAATGTGCCTGAATGAAGAACCTATGGTTAGACCACTAATCAGCGACGTTGTTACAGCCCTCAGCTTCCTTGGTGCATCTTCCGATTTTTCCAACGCTGATTCTAGCCATTTACAACAAAATCCATCAGAGATATATCATGATGCAGTTCAGTGGGATTCAAGTCCTAGATAA
- the LOC106316861 gene encoding rho guanine nucleotide exchange factor 8-like, with product MVAVLERGLSASKSFNIKRMFHSLSTRQQQPQTLVVENGDSHLVESKTPESQNSDCFTESPVESMPPMISPLTRPGKRPERQQADTELKDRFAKLLLGEDMSGGGKGVSSALALSNAITNLAASLFGEQTKLQPMPQDRQARWKKEIEWLLSVTDHIVEFVPSQQTSKDGVCTEIMVTRQRGDLLMNIPALRKLDAMLIDTLDNFRGHNEFYYVSRDSEEGKQASNARSNDKWWLPPVKVPPGGLSEPARKMLYFQKDSVTQVQKAAMAINAQVLSEMAIPESYIDSLPKNGRSSLGDSIYKSITEEWFDPAQFLSMLDLSTEHKVLDLKNRIEASVVIWKRKLHLKDNKSSWGSAVSLGKRELFEERAETILILLKQKFPGLPQSSLDISKIQFNKDVGQAVLESYSRILESLAYTVMSRIEDVLYTDSLAQKQALLAEATSDAGRTSETDSESAGSSHSGEETEKLDPHYSKTLLDFMGWSDNSSKGGDKPTKSPSLTPKKLSYLEKLENFNGFRSPKDRH from the exons ATGGTTGCAGTGTTGGAAAGAGGACTAAGCGCTTCCAAATCATTCAATATTAAAAGAATGTTTCATTCATTGTCTACAAGACAACAACAACCTCAAACCCTTGTCGTGGAGAACGGTGATTCTCATCTTGTCGAATCCAAGACACCTGAAAGCCAAAACTCCGACTGCTTCACAGAAAGCCCCGTTGAAAGCATGCCTCCCATGATTTCCCCTCTTACTCGGCCCGGAAAACGACCCGAGAGACAACAAGCAG ATACTGAATTAAAGGACAGGTTTGCGAAACTACTTCTTGGAGAAGATATGTCGGGTGGTGGAAAAGGCGTATCTTCTGCTCTTGCTCTTTCCAACGCCATCACAAATCTTGCTG CGTCCTTATTCGGGGAACAGACAAAGCTGCAACCGATGCCACAAGATAGACAAGCGAGGTGGAAGAAAGAAATTGAATGGTTGTTGTCTGTGACCGATCATATCGTCGAGTTTGTTCCTTCTCAACAAACGAGCAAAGATGGAGTCTGCACCGAG ATTATGGTGACAAGACAAAGAGGTGATCTTCTCATGAACATCCCAGCCCTTCGAAAACTAGACGCCATGCTAATC GATACACTAGACAATTTCAGAGGACACAACGAGTTTTATTATGTGTCGAGAGATTCAGAAGAAGGGAAACAAGCAAGTAATGCTAGGTCAAACGACAAATGGTGGCTCCCTCCAGTGAAAGTTCCTCCCGGCGGTTTATCTGAACCGGCTCGGAAAATGCTTTACTTCCAAAAGGATTCAGTCACACAGGTCCAAAAAGCGGCAATGGCTATTAATGCTCAAGTCCTCTCTGAAATGGCAATACCTGAGAGCTACATCGACTCGCTCCCAAAG AACGGGAGATCAAGCCTTGGGGATTCGATCTACAAGAGCATAACAGAGGAGTGGTTTGATCCAGCGCAGTTCTTGTCGATGCTGGACTTGTCGACAGAGCACAAAGTGTTGGATTTGAAGAACAGGATTGAGGCATCTGTTGTTATTTGGAAGAGGAAACTTCACTTAAAGGACAACAAATCTTCCTGGGGATCAGCAGTTAGCTTGGGGAAAAGAGAATTGTTTGAAGAGAGAGCAGAGACGATCTTGATCTTACTCAAGCAGAAATTTCCCGGTCTTCCTCAATCTTCCCTTGACATCTCTAAAATTCAATTTAACAAG GACGTTGGACAAGCGGTGTTGGAGAGTTACTCGAGGATTCTTGAGAGCTTGGCTTACACGGTGATGTCAAGGATAGAAGATGTTCTTTATACAGATTCTTTGGCACAAAAGCAAGCTTTATTGGCTGAAGCGACATCAGACGCTGGGAGAACAAGTGAGACGGATTCAGAGTCAGCAGGATCTTCTCACTCGGGAGAAGAAACCGAGAAGCTTGACCCACACTACTCCAAAACCTTGTTGGATTTCATGGGTTGGAGCGACAATAGTTCTAAAGGCGGCGATAAACCTACCAAATCCCCATCTCTTACGCCAAAAAAACTCTCCTACTTGGAGAAGTTAGAGAATTTCAACGGTTTTAGAAGCCCTAAAGATAGACATTAA